Part of the Zingiber officinale cultivar Zhangliang chromosome 8A, Zo_v1.1, whole genome shotgun sequence genome, AAGATTAGGAAAGCAAATAGGCAGGAGATACCCAACTGCAAATGCCGCCATAGCAGCAAGTCCTAACCTTCCAATTGTTTGTCGAGTTAATAATCTTACTGGTAACCAGCCACTTCGCCAGGCATCGGAGCCAACTCATTGTTTCCAAACTTTTCCTCATCATAAAATGAAGCGCGCACCACTCTTCCGCCAAAGAAACGCCCATCAAGGTCAATCAATGACTTTGTCGCGCCCTCTGACCTCTCAAATTGCACAAAGATCCtaactgcttcttctactggGAAGTTTGGTTCGGTTATCTCAAATATCAACACTCGTGTAACAGTGCCATATTTTGTGCACTCTGATGCGACCTCATCTTCAAGCTCGTCGTCTACTTCTCCTGGTCCAACCTGAGAAAAATGGTCTCTTTAGCAACCATTTCAATAAACTATTTTTAATCGCCTACGATCCACAAGTTAAGCAAGTGGGAAAAGTTTCACCCGTTCAGCAGCCATTTCAAATAACCATTATTAATTGTCTATAATCCACAAGTCGAGCATAGCAAGAAACATTTCACTGGAAATATTGACCTAAAGAGATTGCCAAGTGCTAAAAAATCATAGTGAGAAACAATATTCCAAGACACAGAAGTAACAGTAGTTCAAAAGTGATCTAAAGCAAATATTGAAAAAGTAACATTTTGAGCTCTCAACCCAAAATTGCTTCAATAAAACAAAAGGTAAAATTTTACTCAAAAAGAATCCAAACAAACCTACAAAATTTTGGAGGGTTGATCCCTAGTGCCTTAGTGTGTGATATTAATTCTGACCGAAATGGAAGATTTTTTTTCCTCAGCACTACCAACTACTCTTTTACTTGTTACattgaaaaaaaatactttaatgcAAAAGGAGCAACAAGACTGCTGTTACAAAAGCCTAATGAGCATTTAGTAGAAAACTATTCTGAAACTTTTAGTGTCCAAATAATTAATTTGACAAGATAGAACTGTGTTCAAAAGGAATGCCAAAAACATCGCAAATACACAATTACATGAAATGAAGTCAGCCTTGTGTAAAATGCAAAGTGGATTTGATGAAGTGCAACCAATTTGAATGATCTTTACCAATAAAATTAAGACAAGGCATAGAATCGCTCCCCAGTCTTCTAAATATTCTTAAATGTGATGTGACCAGAACCATCCTTCTGGAGAATTGAGTTTTCTAGGAGTTAGACATGCAACGGTCCCTTGCTGATTGAGAACAGAACTATCTCTTAAACTAAGTACCATAGGCAAATAAAAACAAGGtgccttgataaagtataccgcTGTTAAATTTAACGGCATCTAAAACTAATCAAATTACTGAAGACCCAAATTCACGTGCGGCGCCTAAAGGTTTCTATGCAAGAAAGTAGACAAATATACTCAACAGAATAATCTTGTATCAGACAGTTGTATGAACAAAATGAACTtctgttatttgaagcatgcatttTTTGGACTGTCTTACCATGTTTCGTAGTAGTACGACACGAGTGGGTGGGCTGTTCATATTGACACTTTTAACCTTCTTCTCGGATTTAGGCTCACTAGCATTAACAATAACCCCAGCTCGCCTATCAGTTTTTTTTGCCATCAAGGGAGTAGTAATACCCTGTTCCTGTTTGCCAAGACCCTGGCCTTCTTTCCAACCCATTTTTGCCATCATCCTCTGTGCAGCAGTCATTTGTCCACCAGCACCAATTCCCAATCCGGCAGTAGTTGACTTTCCAATGCTAAATCCATCTCCATTTGGAGGCGGAGAAGGTGATTTTGGAGGAACTCCTCCACTCATGGAAGCACGTCTTTTCCAGGCTTCTTCACCAGATACACTCAGTGATGAGGACCTTGATCGATGATCATTATCTTCTCTCTCTGCAGCTTCCTGTTCCCTTcgttccctctccttctccctttcctcctcttcccGGCGTCTCCTATCTAGTTCCCGCTTCATTTCTGCCTCTgcaacccttttcttcttctctctccTGTACTCCTCATAATCATTTGGCCTAGCAGGATCATATTCCTCGATGACTGTTGATGTCACGCCAACAAGAGCTGGCTGAAAAGCTGGGCCTTTGGTATCATTTTCTAGCAAAGATGGTGGAGTGGAAGCACTCAGTGGCCTTGGTTGTGGTGTGATTGAACTTTTAGCTTTGATCTGTAACTgttgattcctcaaaatagatTGAGGTGGTGAGAATACAGTTGACTGCTTTCGCAACGTGGGCGGAGCCATCTTTCCACTGCTTGACCAAACAGATGAACTGTTGCTTCTCTCCTCATCAGCTGCTGCAGGAGGAGGAAGGTCTCCATAAAGTCCACCCAACATTTCTCTTTCAACTCCCtataacaaataaagaaaatatcaGTATCCTAAGATGTTCAAACTGAAATCTGAAAAACTTATTCCATGAATCAAATTAGTTAACCAATAAATTGTACATGATTGCCCAAAACTAACTCATGAAACTCAATACCTGAACCTCCATGACTAATTGTCTAGAACCTAGTTTAAAACTTTACTTCACATTCTTTTTTTCACTTTGCAACCAATTAAAAATCTCGTCTGTGTTGGAATGAATTtttcttctatatttttttaattcgAGTTAAGAACATGCTAAATTCAATTTTTTAACATTTGTTTCTTCTTTTAAGAAACAAAGACCTATGAAAAACTATGCTTTAAGAAGGCAAGTCTGTATTGTAGAGACCAGAGCACGAGATGTTGATGATACTTTATGCTTGCGATTGGTTGAGGTCTACTAGTGTTAAAAGTCAGCACATCCCAATGTGGAAGGCGGTGTTAAGTATTATGTGAGGTTAAAAAGATGCCAAAGTTAGGATAGCATCAGCAGAAATCTAGAGTTGGCAATTGCTGAAAATGGGTTGTGGTGTAGAGGGACAATAGGATTGGTGGTTTTACAAACATGTTGATGAGTAATGATATGCAGAGAGAAATCTCAAGGAAAAGCTCAGGGATAGACACAaatcactttatgtgtctatcccttAGCTTTTACTTGGGATTTTTTCCCTCTGCATATCATTTTTCCATGTTGATAGGATCCTAGATTTTATCATAAATAATATAAACAGGAAGAGAAGAATAGGGATGATCACTTACAGGGATTCAAGCTCCAAATCTCTGATGGATAATTAAAGTATTTGATAGCAAAGAAAAACACAAGGTAATAATTATAGATGTTCAAGAGTGTCATGCTGCCTACAAATAGATAAAACTCATTCCAgacacaacaacaaaaaaaaactttcaatccAATAAGTAATTGACAGAATCGTATCACTTTTACTGATATTTCACAAACTTATCCTCAAAAAGTAACCTATCAGATAATTGAATTCTTAAAAGAAGATGCACATCAAAGTAATTTAtcccaaaattaaaaattttaattagaatcCAACGTTGCGATAGAAAAGCAATCGTGGCTTGCCCTAGGTCAGAATGGTACAAGTGATGCGGAATTATATAGTATAAAAGATCCTGGAATTAAGACGTGGACAGCAAAAAGGGGGGAGAATAGAAAAGATTGGAGAGCCTAAGGGTTTGACGGGAAGCCGGATTTGATAAGAAGATGAAGTAAGTTTTACATACCTGCTAGGGCAAGACTTCGTCGGGACGCTGTTCGCCTCCTTCCGCTGCCGCCGACGCAGACGCCGCGCGAGATCGAGTAGTGCAAGGGAAAGAGGAGACGAGATCCTCTGTCCGCCCCGTATTCCTTCGCCAATCGGACCAATTAAATCACATCGATGCAATGTGTCTCGGGAAAGAGACCAAACAAGTTTTGAAGGGCAAAATCCTTTAGAAGTCTTCATTAATATCTCGCTAATATATTAGGGTAGCTGACGTTTATTTAGGATAGTAAATGAATTAAACATTCGTGAATAAATTTAGTGTTCGACTGGGTAAaaattatttatgttcgttcaatatacataagattaattaaacaaataaatttgaacagttccttaagctaaacaaacaaataaataaatttaaattatcattaataaatcaaaaaaaagttaaacaatcaaacaagcttgaattgagagtttgataacatctaaacgaatcaaactcaagccaagcttcaaacaaactcaagttcataaaaaataaactaagtcaagcttaaacactcatttcaaaaacttggttcattttaaactcggctcgatttgattatcttatcaaacaaacttaaacACTTCAAAGCTTAAAACTTAACTTGACTCGTTTCGTTTACCGCCCTACTTCCGCATGCCAACTTCTCGAAATTCTTAGAAACgttgttaatattaaaatattagcaATACGTATTTTAGTTTTCTAAATAACCATTTAAATTATTCAACAGTCAAATAATCTAATCGGCATTTCAACATTAAAAATATAAAGAACacaaaaatttattaaatattaaagatattcCAAAATTGTTTGAATATACCTTTAAATTATTGCACATATAATAAAGAAAATCACTCTTTCCAATTAAAGgagattttacttttattttataaatGGACAACAAAAACATAGGAGACAATAAAAACTCAGAAAACATTcccttaaaaatatataaatttatgaaaGAAGCCGCTAAAAGAGGAAAGACTTAGAAAAACAAAAGTTATACAAGAGGCTAGCCATTTGCAAACGCTTTCAACTCTCGACAACTCAACTAGAACCAAAATAATTCAAATTCAGTGGCATCACTTGCTTTTGGAAGGCTATTGATATTTTCACAGGCCAACGGATGCACAAAATACCACGAAGATGGCTTCGATCAACCTGCGATATCATATTTTCTTTGACTTGATGATGAGGGGAAAAATGATACATAATCGCTTCGCAGAACTTTACAGGCATCGCATTGCAGAGAACTCATGTTAAGAAAACAAGCACAACCTCAACAGCAATGGAATCTCTTTGCAGTTGTGGGACGTCAAATGATTTAAGGGCCAATTCTTAGCTTCCAGAAGGGCTTTCTGCAATTGATTGATCCACAGTGAGAATGTTGTCTCCATGTAGATACCACTTTGAAGGTTCGCACGAACAGTTGAACATCATCTTCTTGAAAGTCTGGGTCGTCTCCTGCGTGTAGAGGAAGCACTACCGATAGTATATTTGGCCAGCTCAATgtcctcttcatcttcactagaTTCATCAGACCTCCACCTTCCCCCGACAGTGAAGCTGTTGTCTTCAGGCGTCTCCCCCTTTCGAAACCTATACATCAAGAGAAAAAAGAACCTCCTATTAAAGCTACTGGAAGTCAATAGTCTTACAGTACAAATTCACCGATCATGTTTTGATCTAGTGCGTAAATAATCTAATGGTGAACAATAAATCAAGCCAAGGTATATCGAGGACTATCTTAGGAATACTTTGATGTCCACTTAGTCCATAATTTGAATTTATGAAAAAGCCACTTACTCCAATGGATACTCATGGACTTTCTCCAAATTTATCAATGGTCCATTCGGTATGTTGAAATTTCCTGAGCtctcaattagatcttgaacagACCCATTAGGGAAGCCATTGCGGTTGTGGTCTGCTAAAGTGACTCCAAGCGAGGGTTCCATATTTGCCGCTTGGCCAGGAAAGTCAACAGGTTGAACATCGAAAGAGCTTTCACTGTGAAAATGATATTCACTTTTAAGCACTCTTGTCGCACTTGAATTCAGATCTTTAACAGGTTTAGCCTTAGAACTGTGGTGTAACTTCAAAGACTGACGACTAAATTCAGTTTTCTGCATCATATTTCTAAGATTTCCACCATTAGAAAATGGATTGCCATCAGTAAGAGGAAACGATGATGATAGTCCATCAGTACCTACAGCATTTGCATCGGCAGAAGTACTTTCAAATGAAGCAAGGAGTTTCCGTTGGAGAACAGATGGAAGCATGCTTGCAGATTCAGAGTCATCATTATGCACAGGACTTCCTGACAGTGGATTAGATTTCTTTGAACGAATAACAGAGGTCCGCATAGAAGAATTTATTAGGGAAGTTGGATTTGGCTTTTCATTGGATAAATCAGCTACTAAAGGAAATTTTACAGCTTCTGAAGAAAAATGTCCTAGGTCAGTGATATCTCCAGTCAATATTTTCTGTCGTTCTACCTCAGGGAGTAAACTGAGACTTTTATCCTGTTAACAGAATAAGCAACAAACATCAGAAGTCAAAGAAAGAAAATCTatatttacacccaaatcagcaCAAATAGTGGAATGTAACAAGCCCTTAGAGAATAATTTACGGCCACTTTCAAGAAATGCACCACATCCATAGCCCATAGCAAATGTGGCCCCCAATGTAGACATATGCTGTGCATTTCTTCATTCTACTTCAGAATTTTCACATGAGTGCCAACAACAATATTATTTACCCAGAGAACTTACACTTTATATTGTAATACCATTGCAGCCacaaatgaatttaattttggtCCCTCCATCAAATTAAGGGACCATCAATCCCCCCCCCCCAATTTTTATCTCCAAAAATATTTATCTTGACTTACAAAGAGTTCACCTTTGTCCCATTAATTTGACAGACTATAAGTTGATGTGTTTGCAATATGGTTTACTGCATTATCCAATCTTTTTTAACTAAGATTAGTTACAGGAGAACATGAGTTAGTAATTCTCAAGGTTATGAACTCCTATGGCAAGTAAAATTTGATAGGACAAAAGCTGCAACAAGTATATGCCGTAGCTATATAATATGGCCAAAACCACCAGATAATGcataaaaaatgtttgaaaatggTACTAGCTTGAGATTGAAAGAGGAACTTACGACCAATCCTGCCCTCCACTGGCATATCAACCGTATTCTAGAACCGACTTCTTCACTTGCAGACTCCAAAAATGTTTGCTCAATTTTCTCAAGACCACAATTGACTTGATATGCCTCTGTGAAACGATGCCGCTATGaaaaagataaaatctaaaattaagttTCTGTACTCAGactaaatgaaagaaaaaaaatattactacttTAGACTAGCACTCATGTTACAGACAATAAACTTCTGCAAAATATAATAATACAATCTAACTCCCATTTGATAGGTGAATAACTAAGGTTTGAATTTATTGAGTTGAGTTAATTGTCTTGGAACAATTCAGCTCGAAGATATTTTCTAAACAATTAGTATTGTATATACGTGTGGGTGTATATAAGGTAGGTGacagaagttaaaaaaaaacattatatatatatacacacaaagATAAAATCATCCTTAATTTAAGGAAATGAATTATTGAAATATTTCCTccttttttcatatatatatatatatatatatatatatatatatatatatatatatacaaagatAAAAACATCCTTAATTTAAGGAAATGAATTATTGAAatatttcctctttttttctagTATCACGGACCTATGAGAATGTACCAAGCATTGAACTTTTGATGAAAAAATTGTTTTTAGCAGCCCTAAAAGTGAGTGGACTCGGAGGCAATCTATGATGTGTTCTTATGTCAAGAATTAGGTGCGGCAACTTACTAAAAATAAATGATAATTAATGGGTGACCATGACATAAATTGAAAAGTACTTTTTCTAATTAGGAGTCAAAAGAATCTCTTATAATTGAAACTCTTCTCAAATGACATGGTGCAAAAAAGACAATGTACTTTTAATAAACAACCTATTAAATATCTATAAAAGGTAAATCTACTCCAGCTATTCAAGGTTATTGGATCAAGGATCCACATAAAAATAGAAAGGATTCTAGATTAATAAGATCCTAGAGGATTCAAAACCTAGCCTCTATTGTTTAGGTTTATTTATCATATGTTCATAAGGTCCTAAGGTCTAGATTACAATGTTGACTACCAGTTCTCCTAGATTATATTCTCATCTAACCTATAAGAGCAAACCCAGTTTCTGACTACTTTCCTAAAGAATTGCACAACCCGTTTGAACCTCAAATGTTAACATCTGAACAAGAAAGGATCATATCTAGGGTGACGAGGAAACATCTCTAATTTATTGAAGTTGCTCATCTTTTGTGTCTTTCTTGATCTTGATTAATTTCGCCAGGATTGATTTTCATTGTTACAGCTTTTCCCCATCAGGTTCTATTTTATCTGCTTTTGTTCCATTCCCACCAAAATAAACCTAAATACTTTAAAGGAAATCAAGAATTATGAAATTACCTGAAGATAGAAAACCACTAGAAGACTGCCACATGTTGATGAAGGATCTTGAGAAGCATAATCAAATAGACACTTGTGGAGATGCTTCTCTTCATCAGAGTTCCAAGGGAGCTCAATCATTCTGTCAATAAGGTTCCTCCTATTACAGAGGTGGCATATCTCAGTTACTAAAACTTCACTGAGGTAGACCCAAAATTCAGTGTTCGAAGGATTGGAAAATCTTAGATTTGGTACATGCTTAAGGCTCATCTCTTTAGCTTTGGAATAGTACATTCTCAGACACATAAAGGCTTCTGTGAGAAGTCCACACTCAATTCTAACTCTAACCACTGTTACTGCCTCGCCAACTAAATCATCCTGCAAATAATCCTTCTCCAGATTTGTATTGTTATAGCAGCCATCGCGCCCACTGCAACGTAAAGTAGATAATGCAACATCAGGGCAACCACGCTCTAAGAGAACTTGAGCTATCTTTGGATGTGTTTGTGGGCCAGCTATCTCAGGGAGAAGATGTACAGCTTCCTGTCACCAAACTATACGAATAAGCACAAATTGCACTTTCAATACAGAAAGGCATTAAAGAACAACAAGCATTAATCAAAAACCTATACAATACATCAGGCTAATAGATGTTCATTTTGTTTTCATACAcatgaacccccccccccccccccagtgcATCTCATCAATTACACTGCAATTTGTGGATTATAGTGAAGCCACATGGTTCAATGCATCTTAATTAAAGTAACAACCAATCTTACTTTTGCTATTTCATTTTAGAAATCATAGATCATTATGTATGTGTAACGAGACATTAGAGAAGAAAAATCTATACGCAGCAAAGCATGCCGTGTTACAAATATAAGCAAAAGATGTGAACAATAAAGGCAATGGTGAAATCATAGCAATTCTTGTATTGCCTAGTTTTTCTTCttttatcaattcaaaaaaaTTCATTTCCCTGaccaaaaaaatctaatttttcatatttgtttCAATTTCAACCTATGGATTTTTTACATTAATATTGAAGATATATTTACAAAGTTGGTCTAACTTATTTATTGATTAGTACTGACCCTAGATTTTCCCTTTGATAAATCCATCTTCTCAAATTTAGGTAGGGAATAAGTCAAATATCTAAAATGTGATTTTAGTACAAATATCTAAACCTTATCAGTTTAAAGCCAATTAATTCTGAATTTTAACTATTTAAAGATGTAGGGTATCCCTGTCAATATCATCCTTGTTGAAAATGCTAACTACACATTCCAAATCCCTCATGCCACTGGAGAGTTGATAACTGGGAATGGACAAGTCATTTAGTCCACCAAATGTGATTTTTTCTGTTTGTTAAACCAGCCAATTCACAGCTAGTAGATTTATTTGTTTATCCTGTTCTCTTCCTAAGGTGTTTCCTTCCTTGGTAGCGATGATTACAGTAAATATAGACCATCAAATATGCACATGTTACACCAGACATGTCTGTTATCATCATTTCAGATAATAAAAAAATGCCAAGTGTCCATGTACTACAGATAACCAGAGAAACATACAGTGAAGTTCTTGAGCAACATAAATTTACATGGTGAGGTAAGGGCAAATTGGAGCCTCAACACCTTTTGCTGGT contains:
- the LOC122008972 gene encoding E3 ubiquitin-protein ligase HOS1 is translated as MESARSERSPSSSDYGAGLRTRSLSPYQPPPDYGSAAVQDALEQLASTDLLELCNEAKVERCRATRDLSSCGRYVQHVLNSCGHASLCEECSKRCDACPICRKLITNANDGSRLSLRLYYKCIEAGLISKEHDDRSQEREVSREYVFDDIQRLYSLFDVALGNNLASLVCHYVTDVCMNENAVSSDPVFAFLLDEVVVKDWCKSTFKHIVFNLRDIYSQGSEAVNMMQKFALHLSGLSNVLEVMALSLRQTFAAQLTDLHLLLENVVKTKQHLEVMIWCARHRFLRDVQSRFSGSGNSKAWSLDVLERKEAAIKRSWPESSIALVGSARKHDNTLFIEDALSNLAIEENYVQKQEELDISCLQDDNSPVLFLSKIDRASGNGCYPFQNLRAAADLLFLRGASNMVLAKQAIFLYYLFDRHWTKPDTEWKCIVDDFALFFGISMHSVVESMVFYLLDNHTPQALQEAVHLLPEIAGPQTHPKIAQVLLERGCPDVALSTLRCSGRDGCYNNTNLEKDYLQDDLVGEAVTVVRVRIECGLLTEAFMCLRMYYSKAKEMSLKHVPNLRFSNPSNTEFWVYLSEVLVTEICHLCNRRNLIDRMIELPWNSDEEKHLHKCLFDYASQDPSSTCGSLLVVFYLQRHRFTEAYQVNCGLEKIEQTFLESASEEVGSRIRLICQWRAGLVDKSLSLLPEVERQKILTGDITDLGHFSSEAVKFPLVADLSNEKPNPTSLINSSMRTSVIRSKKSNPLSGSPVHNDDSESASMLPSVLQRKLLASFESTSADANAVGTDGLSSSFPLTDGNPFSNGGNLRNMMQKTEFSRQSLKLHHSSKAKPVKDLNSSATRVLKSEYHFHSESSFDVQPVDFPGQAANMEPSLGVTLADHNRNGFPNGSVQDLIESSGNFNIPNGPLINLEKVHEYPLEFRKGETPEDNSFTVGGRWRSDESSEDEEDIELAKYTIGSASSTRRRRPRLSRR
- the LOC122008971 gene encoding DNA-damage-repair/toleration protein DRT111, chloroplastic-like is translated as MLGGLYGDLPPPAAADEERSNSSSVWSSSGKMAPPTLRKQSTVFSPPQSILRNQQLQIKAKSSITPQPRPLSASTPPSLLENDTKGPAFQPALVGVTSTVIEEYDPARPNDYEEYRREKKKRVAEAEMKRELDRRRREEEEREKERERREQEAAEREDNDHRSRSSSLSVSGEEAWKRRASMSGGVPPKSPSPPPNGDGFSIGKSTTAGLGIGAGGQMTAAQRMMAKMGWKEGQGLGKQEQGITTPLMAKKTDRRAGVIVNASEPKSEKKVKSVNMNSPPTRVVLLRNMVGPGEVDDELEDEVASECTKYGTVTRVLIFEITEPNFPVEEAVRIFVQFERSEGATKSLIDLDGRFFGGRVVRASFYDEEKFGNNELAPMPGEVAGYQ